The genomic stretch AACATCGGGTCACACCTGGCTTGCTTGAGGGCAGCGGGGAATCATGTGGCGGCTGATGCACGGAAACGCGAGTTCACCTACCGGATGTATGACTTGGGTGAATTTGTGAAGACATTGAAACAGCGGGTAAGCATGTCCTACAACAAACGCCACCATCGGAAAGGGACATTGTGGGAGGAACGGTTCAAGAGTGCGCTGATAGAGGGGACCTCGCGGATGTTAAGTGCCATGGCGGCCTACATTGATTTGAATCCGATCAGGGCAGGGATTGTAAAGGATCCTAAAGATTATCGTTTTAGCGGCTATGGGGAGGCGATGGGTGGATCAAAGGAGGCTCGGGAGGCGCTGATGGTGGTGACGAAGGATGGCGAAGCGTCGGAGGGATGGGCGGCCGTAGGCGCGCGGTACCGTCAGTTACTGTTTGTGAAGGGTGAGGCTAAGGGGCTTCGGGCTGATGGGCAGCCGGTGAAAAAGGGGATCAGTCCCGAAGCGGTAGAAGAGGTGATTGTGAATAAGGGCAAGTTGCCGCTGAATGAGATCTTGCGGAGCCGGATCCGGTATTTCGCAGATGGAGCAATTATTGGGAGTCGGGTATTTGTGGAAGATGCGTTTGGCCGGCACCGGGAGCACTTCAGCGCCAAACGGGCAACAGGAGCCCGCCCGATGAAAGGGGCGGATTTCGGGGACATGTTCACGGCACGGCAGTTGAGAGTGGACGTGTATGGTGCCGCCGCGACTGTGTAAGGGAGGGAATAGCGGAGGATGAACACGGAGATGATTTCTGCAGGCGATTTAGCCAAGCAGTCATCGCGCAATGTGATGTCGGAGTTGAATTGATGTAGTTCTGCCAAGATTTGGCAAATGGCGTTGCGTTTAAGGCTGGATTTGTCCAGAGCCAGCGGCCGCGCGGCCCTCAGAATTAATAATTTCAAAGGCGATAGGATAAATTGTTGTGGGCGAATTTCAATTTGTGTGTCCCTATTTGTTCCATCTCCTCCGCCTGTTCGGACCGCAATACATTCGCGGCCATGATCGCGCCGTGCTCGGTGAACGCGTAGGGTAAATACTTGATATTCTGGCCTCGCTTCAAGGTCGCAAATTGCGACCTTGAACGCCGGGCTTCCGCCAGGGTGAGCTGGAAGCAGAAGTCTTCCAGGAATCTTTTGATATTGCGGCGGACTTGCTCGTTGAGTCGTTTAAAAGGCGCCCGTTACGGCTCTGTTTACGAATGGGCGGGCAGGAGGGTCAATAATTCGGCTACATCCCGGTAGGGCTTTGCGCCCCGCTCCAGAAGCGTCTGTATCTTCTGCTCCGCCTGGCGGGTAGGGGTGTAATCTCGGGCTTCGATCCCTGGGGCGATAAAGACCGGTTTTCCTTCGGCTAACGCGCGCTCGAGTAATTCCAGATTCGCCAGATTGCCCGTCCCGAATGGCACAGGGGTTAAAATCAACGCTTCCGCCTTTGACGCCAGGTCCTGCGCTGTCTGCAGGGCCTCCCGGCTGACAGGGGAGAAGGGTTTCTCCAACGCCAGGGTGACGCCCAATACTTCCCCGACTTCGGCATCCATGTCGCCCCGATTAACTACCCCGCAGCTCAGGGAGTAGCCGCATAAGGCCAGTCTGCGCAACGTGGCTTCGCCGCAGCCACCGCCCACCACGGCGTGGATATGGATGCCTTTGCCTGTTTCGGCGGCCGGCAGGCGCGGGGCGGCTAGAATGCTGAGTCCGCCACTCTGGGGATCCTGGCAAACGCGGACATCGCAATGGTAAACCCGCCGCAAGGTCTCTTCCGTGAGCACCGAGCTCGGGGTGCCATCCGCCACAATGCGGCCCTGATGCAATACGATCAGGCGGCGGCTGAACTCGGCGGCCATCTGAAGATCATGACTGATCATCAAGACCGTGACGCCCTCCTCGCGGTTGAGCCGTTCGACCAGCTGCATGATTTCCAGCCGATGATTGATATCCAGATGCGAGGTAGCTTCATCCATGAGAATAATCCGGGGCTCCTGGGCCAGCACCATGGCGACAATGGCACGCTGCCGTTCCCCGCCGCTCAACTCATTCAGGGGGCGGTTGCGGATATCGGCGACATCGGTGTAGACCATGGCCCGTTCGACGGCCTGCCGGTCCTGTGCCGTGGGGGATGCGAACCGGCCGATGGAGACGGTCCGTCCCATCATGACAATCTCACCCACCGTGTAGGGAACCGGAATATCGAGTTCCTGAGGAACGACGGCAATGGCCCGGGCGCGCTCGCGCGCGGGCAGGCGGCGCAATTCGGTACCGAACAGGCTGACAGTGCCCGCGGTGGGGACCAGCAGGCCTGAGACGATATTGAACAAGGTGGATTTACCGGCTCCGTTGGGACCCAGAATCCCGATCATTTCGCCGGGGGCAATGGTTAACGAAATATCTTCCAGCACCGCATGGTCCCGGTATTTGGCGGTGACGTGATCAAGTTGGATGGCGGTAGGCATGGGGTTATTCAGGCCAGCTTTGCGCCCGGCGCCGTTTCAACAGGTATAGGAAAAACGGCCCCCCGAGCAGGGCCGTGATGACCCCCACCGGAATCTCGACCGCCAGAACCGTACGCGCCAAGGCGTCACAGGCGGCCAGAAAGGCGCCTCCGCCAATGGCGGCGGCGGGAATCAGGCGCCGGTGGTCCGCTCCCACCAGATGGCGCATGATGTGTGGGACGATCAGGCCGACAAATCCGATCAGACCGGCCACCCCCACGGCGGCAGAGGCCACCAGGGTGGCCAGCAGCAGGGCGATGATAATGGTGACCCGGACGCGAATGCCCAGGTGATGGGCCATATGGTGGCCCAGGGTGAGGGCATTGAGTTCACGGGACATGGACCAGAGGCCCAGCCCTCCGGCGGTGACCACCAGGCTGATCAGGATCAGTACGGCATTGGAACTGACCTCCAGATTGCCCAGCATCCACCAGAGAATGCTGTGCATCCCCTCGATGGATGAGACGGAAACCATGAACATGAGCAGGCTGGAGCAGACCGCGCTGACGATTACCCCGCTGAGGATGAGCCCGTAGATGGACGGGGAGTCGCCGCTGCTGCGGGACACGCCGTAGACCAGCGCCAGGGTGATCACGGCCATGACAAAAGCGCAGAGGGGCAGGACATAGGCGCCTGCGGCCGCAATGCCCGTGACAATCGCGATGGCCGCGCCCAGTCCGGCACCGCTGCTGACCCCCAGGATGTAGGGCTCGGCCAGGGGGTTGCGCAAGATCGCCTGAAAGACCACGCCGGAACAGGACAACGCCGCCCCGATTACGAGTCCACAGAAGACCCGCGTCAGGCGCAGGGTGAGAATTTCTCGCTCGAGGTTCAGATCCGGCAGGCCAAAGCCGGAGGGCCCCATCATGACGCAGAGCGTCAGAATGAACGGGGTCAAGCCCAGCACCAGCCAGAAATTTCGACGCTTATTCATGGATCTGTTTTTTGATGACCTCAAGGCCCTGCATTACCCGGGGACCGGGGCGCAAGGCGACATTGTTATCAAACCCGTCATAGACCCGTCCATCCCGGACTGCGTTGATGTGACTCCAGCCGGGCTGCCTCATGATGACATTCCGGACCGGGGTGCTGCTCGCCATGAAAAAACAGAATACAATATCCGGGTTATGCGCCAACACCCACTCGGAAGAGGCTTGAAAATAATCCCGGTCGATTTCATCCCCGATATTCAGTCCGCCGGCCAGGGCGATCAGATCCGAGACAAACGATTGGCCGCCTGCGGCGTAAAAGGGGTCATGCCAGATCAGCACCAGGACCCGGGGCCGATGTGTGAACGCGGTGGCCTGTTGGCGCGCCAGCTCAATCTGCCCGACCAGGTTGGAGGCCATGGCACGGGCTTCGGCTTCCCGGTGAATCAGCTGGCCGACGTGGATAATGGCGGGAGGGATGTCCGCGAGTCGGGCGCAGGCCACATGGACCGGATGGAGTCCCACGCGTTTCATTTTGCTGTCCATCATCGGGTCGGCCACATCGGTATAGAGGACCTGATCCGGCCTGAGGGCCACGATACGCTCAAGGGACGGGACCCCGAAATCGCCGATGACCGGGACATTGCTGACGGCGGCAGGCGGGTAATCACAGGCGGAACTGCGCCCGATCAACTGGTTGCCGGCATTCAAGGCGTAGACAATTTCGGTAATGCTGGGGGCCAGGGAGATGATGCGGGGGGATGAGGTGGTGGAGGCAGGCACGGGCGCAGGAGCCGGTTTGCAGCCGGCGAGTATCAGTAAGGTGGCAATCGGTACCGCGAGCATCCCGAGACGGCGAAGAAGGTTTTGACAGAGCAAAACCCTCCATAATTCAGAGTGGCGCACCCATCGCGTCATGGCTGACTTCCGATTTCTTCAATGGCGATCAGATGGATTTGAGCGCCCAGGTCGCCGGGATAGCCGCGAATACCGATGGTCGCAGGATTATAGGGGGCTTCCGCCCAAAGGGTGAAGGTGCCCGTGGGGGGCAGTAGGGGCGCATCGGCAGGACGGGTGAGTATCCCTGAAACCCGGGTGAGATGGTTACTGATAGTTAATGCCAGGGCCGCGCCCGGCCAGGGTGGGGTGATCTTGAGAACCTGACCCGGCGCACCATCATCCCGTGAGGCGGCGGCCTCCAGGGTGATGCGGACGGAGCGGCCGGGAGCCGGCACGGGGCCGATCAGGCCCGACCCATTCCGACTCCAATGAGCCGGCAGTTGGACGTCTCCCTTTTGGATCGGGCTCCGGCAGCCCCAGGGGCCGCGCAAGGCCAATGGGCCATCGTCAAGAATTTTGCGCACAGCCAGCCCCGCGGAGTTGGTGATGGGTGTCCCTTTCAGGATGTCCACCTCCACGACATAGTCGCGGCATTCGGCGGGGAGTGACGTCTTGCTCACAATGCGCTTGAACCCGGCCGTCTGACGGCCCTGGCTTTGAAGGACCACGCCCGCTTCGAGGCCGGGATTGCTGTAGGCGGTTACCCACAAGACCTCTTCCTGCCCGGCGCGTTGGGCCAGCCAGCTGGAAAGGGCCGGGAGCGCGGTGTAGCCGTACTCGCTCAAGCCGATGACCCGGGTCTTGCCTGAGGCGGCAAAGGGCACACTATAGGGATAGTAATCGAAGAAGGTGAGCCGCTGCCCCAGGTCGCGGGAGAACGCGGCGACCCATTCCGTGGCACCGTGTTCGTGGCGGGCGAGATAGGGGGCCGGCCATTGACTGAAGTTGAACAGGCCGGCCAGCAGCAGGCCACCGGATATCAACGTGGCGGGGAAACGGCCCCATCGCTGCACGCAGTGCAGGCTGGCGGTGGTCAGGGAGGGAGTCAGGGCGATGATCAGAAGTAACACCAGGGGGATCAGCCGGCGTTGACTCCAGAGCCCCATGGGTTCGAACCCTTTCAGGTAGAAGAAGAACGGGGACAGGAACACTGTGAGTAGCAGCAGGGCACGGGCGCGGGGCTGGTCCTTGATCCAGAAGGTTGCGATCAGGCCGGCCAGGAGAAGGGCGCCGTATCCCCAGCGTACCCCGTCCCGATACTCGTGCAGGCCGGAGAGGACGAGCCCTTTGCCTGGCCAGAGCGAGGCCGGGATGGCAAACGGGACCGCCGCGATGAGCAACAACAGTAGAAAAAGGACCGGCTGCTCGATGACCCGGCGCAGGGTTTGGATCAGGCGCGTTTTGAGGGACGGTGATCCCACTATCAGTGTGGCCACCGCCACCAGGAAAACCAGAACGAACAGGGCTAGAAGCTTTTGAAGAGGTTCAACTGAAAGACGGTGACTGAAGCTATGCCAATCCAGGATATCGCCATACGGTTGGCAGCCCCAGACCGTCATGGCCCACAGCGGGACAAGTCCGGCGGCAAACCCGATGAGGCAATAAAGGGTCCCGCGTTTGGTCAGGGCGGGGTCCATCAGGAGCAGGATGAGGGCGGGCAGGGCGAGGACAATGGCGACGGGGTGAAAGCACACGGAGAGTCCGATGGCCAACGGGGCGAAGCGCCGGAAGAGGGGGGTGCAGACGGATAAGCTCAGGCCGAGGAGCACCAGGATTGCCAGGGCGGCTCCGGCGGCTTCCGCATAAAATCCGCGAAAGAGATAGGCGGGTAAGGGCGTTCCAATCAGGAGCATGACGCTGGCAAGGAGCCCGTATTTATGGCCCAGCGCCGCTCCGGTGCTGAGGACGGCGATAAAGACCAGCAGGCCCAGCAGCGGGACGAGATAATCCCCGCCACGGCCCCCGCTCAGGACGTCGAGTCCGGCGGCGGCCATGGGGAGAAACGGGTAGAAATAGGGCTGAATGGCTCCGGTGTTCACTGAGGTGATTTGAAAGGAGCGATCCCGGGTGTCACGGCCCCATTGTTGGAATTCAAGCAGGACCGACCGGCGGAGTGAGGGCGGAAGTTCCAGCAGGGTCCGGTCGGTGTCATGAAGGGGACGTCCGTTGGCGAGGGCCTGGGCCATGAGGCGGTAGCAGGAGGTGTCGAGGCCGGTAAAGGTATCCTCATGGGGGCGGAGCAACAGCATTCCGGCGGCCAGGATCGAGAGCGCCAGCAGGACTTTGGTGATGGCGGAGGTGCGTTGGAGGCGTTCGCGTAAGGCCCGGCAGATGGAGGCGCAGATTCCGCCAGCCATCACGAGCACCAATAGGAACCAGGTTACGTTCAGTATCGTCATCAGTGTCCTGCCGTGGCAATGAAGGCCGCAACCGTCAGGAGGCCCGTTTCAATGATTTCGTTGGAGGCCCCCAGCAGATCACCGGTGACCCCGCCAAAATGGTGTTTCATCCAGAGTCTCAGGAGAAAGGCAATGACCAGACCCTGCATGAGAAGGATCAGGCCGGCCAGTCCCGATGCGGCCAGACAGAACGCGACGGCGGCCACGAGGGCCAGGACCAGGTGGTAGGGACGGGCTTCCTGCACGAAGGCGGCGGCCTTCCCGCCCTCCAGCCGCGCGTAGGGCAGGGTGGTAGCCAGCAGGACCTGCGCGGTGCGGGAGATGATGAAAGGAACCAGGGCAAGTGACCATTGACCCAGGGCCGCCAGATGACTCAAGGCGACGGCTTTCAGGAGCAGGTCGGCCACAATAGCCATGACGCCAAACGCCCCTGTGTGCGGGTCCTTCATGATCTCCAGTCGTCGTTCCCGGATCCGGCTGGCACCCAGTGCGTCCATCACATCAGACAGTCCGTCGATGTGCAGCCCGCGGGTGAGCCAGACCGAGGCCATCATGGCGATTACGCCGGCGCCGACGAACCAGCCGGTCAAGCTGGCCACGTAGAGCGCGAGGATGATGAGGGCGCCAAGGAGGACCCCGATGGCGGGAAAAAAGGGGAGGGCTTTGGCCAGGCTGGCAGCATCCTTCCCCGGAACAGGGAGAATCGTCAGGGTCCGTATGGCGGTAATAAGTGGGCGCATGAAAGGAATACTATCACGCCATCATTGGAACAAAAGCCGAAAAACGGCATAGTATCAGTTTGAATAAGTGGTCGCTGTTGGTCCAGATTTCCTGGCTGTATTTGTCACCGGATAAGGTATATTTTAACAGGACGAAGAAACAGAAGTCAGGATTCAGAGGGAAATTAATGAAACGCATTCGAGTCGGGCTCTATGGGGCCAATGGGCATCAAATTCATCGTGGGCTGGCGGCGCATCCCCGAGCCGCATTGGGCGCGGTGGCGGCGTTTCCGGAGGCCGACTGTCCTGCGGGTTGCCGGCGCTATGTCACCCTGGATGAACTGCTGGCCGATCCGGAGATAGATCTGGTGTCGTTGTGTTCACCCCGGCGGGCGGATCAGGCGGCAGATGCGATCAAAAGCATGAAGGCAGGCAAGCACGTCTACGCGGAAAAGCCCAGCGCCCTCACAGAAGCCGATCTGGACGCCATCATTGCTGTCAGCCGGAAAACGGGGCGCCAGTTCCACGAAATGGGGGGCTCGGTCATGGGGAGTCCCTACCGTGAAATGAAGGCGGAGATTCAGGCTGGAACCATCGGCACGGTGGTGCAGGTGCTGGCGCAGAAGTCCTATCCCTGGGCGGCCTGGCGGCCGGCCGATGAGGCGTTGGATGGGGGCCTGGCCTTGCAGGTCGGAATCTATGTGGCCCGTTTTATCGAACAGGTCGCCGGTGTGCGCATCGCGTCCATGGAACTGGCCGAGACGACCTTGGGAAATACCCAGCCCGGAAGTGAGTGCCGGCGTGCCGCCTCCTTCCTGATGCGGCTGGAAAATGGCGGAGTGGCCGGCGGCCTGGCCAACTATCTGAATCCGATGCAGGAGCGGTGCTGGGGCTATGAAATCCTGAGGATCTTCGGGACCCAGGGGGTGATCGAGTCCAATGCCGACGGGGCCTTGGCACGGGTGATCCCGGTGGGCGGCGCCCTACGGGATCTGGTGATGTCCGGAGATACGACTACCTGCTTCGATTTATTTGTGGATAATTTGCTCGGTGGCAAACCGATGCCGTTGAGCCTGGAGGATGAACTCAGTCCCACCCGGTGGGTGGTGCGGGCGAAAGAGCGAATTCAGAAAATATAAAACTCTGATTTAATCATTGCCCCTCTCCGTTATTCGGATGAAACGGCCTTTGAGCCCTTCAGGTATTTCGATGTCCGGATTAAGGGTTTCCCTGATTCCTTCCTCCCGCCGCCTTCCCTAGGCTGTGGGCACAAAAACCAAGGAAGGGGTTTGGGTAACCACACGGTGATAAGCGCAACGAATAGAACTTTGAGAGCAGCCCTGGTCGCGGTTGTCTGGGCTACCCTGGGCCAGGGGTGTGTCTCGCACCGGCTGACCTCATGCTCCCTTCAGGGCGAGCCGGGTGAGCTGCTGCCGTGTCTGCCTGTCCGGCCGCCCCTTGTTGCGTGTCCCGAAGTCAAGAAGCCGGTGCCTTCGGGTATCCCGAAGCCGGCCCGGCCCTTACCGTTTGTTGCGATGGCGGCCGTTGAGAGTGGGCATGATCCCTTTGTCGTGGGGGATGGCGGCCGTGCCATCGGGTTGTACCAGATCCATTGGGAATACTGGAAGGATTCCGGGGTGCCGGGAAAATGGGAAGATTGCCGTGACCCGCGCTACTCACAGTTGGTGATCCTGGCTTATTGGAAGCGGTATTGTCCTGCCGCACTGGAACGGGGCGATCTGGAGGTATTGTGCCGCATCCACAACGGGGGCCCGCAAGGACACCGGAAGCGGACGACCCTCGTCTACTGGCGGAAGATCCAGGCGGCCTCTATTTAGATTCTGCTCAAACTCCGGAGTAGTCACGTCGGGCATGTGTCCACATCATCCCTGTAAGAAGCCCGCCTTATCTCCTCAA from bacterium encodes the following:
- a CDS encoding Gfo/Idh/MocA family oxidoreductase; protein product: MKRIRVGLYGANGHQIHRGLAAHPRAALGAVAAFPEADCPAGCRRYVTLDELLADPEIDLVSLCSPRRADQAADAIKSMKAGKHVYAEKPSALTEADLDAIIAVSRKTGRQFHEMGGSVMGSPYREMKAEIQAGTIGTVVQVLAQKSYPWAAWRPADEALDGGLALQVGIYVARFIEQVAGVRIASMELAETTLGNTQPGSECRRAASFLMRLENGGVAGGLANYLNPMQERCWGYEILRIFGTQGVIESNADGALARVIPVGGALRDLVMSGDTTTCFDLFVDNLLGGKPMPLSLEDELSPTRWVVRAKERIQKI
- a CDS encoding transposase: MRSSRIVEEESAYYHIWSRVVDRRMVFDDDEKERFRKTLRAVASFSGIRIMTYVVLDNHFHALSYVPKREEVSDTELLRRLLFLYDKTVVENIGSHLACLRAAGNHVAADARKREFTYRMYDLGEFVKTLKQRVSMSYNKRHHRKGTLWEERFKSALIEGTSRMLSAMAAYIDLNPIRAGIVKDPKDYRFSGYGEAMGGSKEAREALMVVTKDGEASEGWAAVGARYRQLLFVKGEAKGLRADGQPVKKGISPEAVEEVIVNKGKLPLNEILRSRIRYFADGAIIGSRVFVEDAFGRHREHFSAKRATGARPMKGADFGDMFTARQLRVDVYGAAATV
- a CDS encoding ABC transporter ATP-binding protein, producing the protein MPTAIQLDHVTAKYRDHAVLEDISLTIAPGEMIGILGPNGAGKSTLFNIVSGLLVPTAGTVSLFGTELRRLPARERARAIAVVPQELDIPVPYTVGEIVMMGRTVSIGRFASPTAQDRQAVERAMVYTDVADIRNRPLNELSGGERQRAIVAMVLAQEPRIILMDEATSHLDINHRLEIMQLVERLNREEGVTVLMISHDLQMAAEFSRRLIVLHQGRIVADGTPSSVLTEETLRRVYHCDVRVCQDPQSGGLSILAAPRLPAAETGKGIHIHAVVGGGCGEATLRRLALCGYSLSCGVVNRGDMDAEVGEVLGVTLALEKPFSPVSREALQTAQDLASKAEALILTPVPFGTGNLANLELLERALAEGKPVFIAPGIEARDYTPTRQAEQKIQTLLERGAKPYRDVAELLTLLPAHS
- a CDS encoding helical backbone metal receptor, yielding MLCQNLLRRLGMLAVPIATLLILAGCKPAPAPVPASTTSSPRIISLAPSITEIVYALNAGNQLIGRSSACDYPPAAVSNVPVIGDFGVPSLERIVALRPDQVLYTDVADPMMDSKMKRVGLHPVHVACARLADIPPAIIHVGQLIHREAEARAMASNLVGQIELARQQATAFTHRPRVLVLIWHDPFYAAGGQSFVSDLIALAGGLNIGDEIDRDYFQASSEWVLAHNPDIVFCFFMASSTPVRNVIMRQPGWSHINAVRDGRVYDGFDNNVALRPGPRVMQGLEVIKKQIHE
- the cobS gene encoding adenosylcobinamide-GDP ribazoletransferase, which gives rise to MRPLITAIRTLTILPVPGKDAASLAKALPFFPAIGVLLGALIILALYVASLTGWFVGAGVIAMMASVWLTRGLHIDGLSDVMDALGASRIRERRLEIMKDPHTGAFGVMAIVADLLLKAVALSHLAALGQWSLALVPFIISRTAQVLLATTLPYARLEGGKAAAFVQEARPYHLVLALVAAVAFCLAASGLAGLILLMQGLVIAFLLRLWMKHHFGGVTGDLLGASNEIIETGLLTVAAFIATAGH
- a CDS encoding iron ABC transporter permease; the protein is MNKRRNFWLVLGLTPFILTLCVMMGPSGFGLPDLNLEREILTLRLTRVFCGLVIGAALSCSGVVFQAILRNPLAEPYILGVSSGAGLGAAIAIVTGIAAAGAYVLPLCAFVMAVITLALVYGVSRSSGDSPSIYGLILSGVIVSAVCSSLLMFMVSVSSIEGMHSILWWMLGNLEVSSNAVLILISLVVTAGGLGLWSMSRELNALTLGHHMAHHLGIRVRVTIIIALLLATLVASAAVGVAGLIGFVGLIVPHIMRHLVGADHRRLIPAAAIGGGAFLAACDALARTVLAVEIPVGVITALLGGPFFLYLLKRRRAQSWPE